A part of Sebastes fasciatus isolate fSebFas1 chromosome 10, fSebFas1.pri, whole genome shotgun sequence genomic DNA contains:
- the tmsb1 gene encoding thymosin beta 1 has product MSTACKSKGKGDAKKLQNDLVSEKDKLKTVETVEKNPLPTKEDIKDEKIHCGKDEVTDEVKCFETCKLKKTETKEKNTQPTAEDIKEEKMHCAKDEVTDEVKCFEPCKLKKTETTEKNTQPTAEVIEEEKKAIEEKCMIDKVSGEVKDFSRRSLKKCETKVCDTKPTAKDIEQEKKDMKKGK; this is encoded by the exons ATGAGCACCGCATGTAAAAGCAAAGGCAAGGGGGATGCGAAGAAGTTACAAAACGACTTGGTGTCCGAAAAGGACAAACTCAAGACGGTTGAAACCGTAGAAAAAAATCCTCTTCCAACAAAGGAGG ATATTAAGGACGAAAAGATT CACTGTGGGAAAGACGAAGTCACTGATGAGGTGAAATGCTTTGAGACATGCAAACTCAAGAAGACTGAaacgaaagaaaaaaacacccaaCCAACTGCAGAGG ATATTAAGGAAGAAAAGATG CACTGTGCGAAAGACGAAGTCACTGATGAGGTGAAATGCTTTGAGCCATGCAAACTCAAGAAGACTGAAacgacagaaaaaaacacccaaCCAACTGCAGAGG TAATTGAGGAAGAGAAGAAAGCCATCGAAGAG AAATGTATGATAGACAAAGTCAGTGGCGAGGTGAAGGACTTTAGTAGACGCAGTCTCAAGAAGTGTGAGACGAAGGTGTGTGACACCAAACCAACTGCAAAGG ATATTGAACAAGAGAAGAAAGACATGAAAAAGGGGAAGTAA